Genomic DNA from Marinitoga sp. 1197:
GTCAATTAATTTTGAAACTTCTCTTTGCTGTTCAATTAACTTTAAAATTTCATTTTTTGCGGTTATTTCCAGTTTATCATTGCCTGGCGCATAAGAGTTTTCTTCAAATAATCCTTTCTTTTTGGTTCTATTAATTCTTTCGTCAAGTCTTTTGTTTCTTTCAACCATTTCTCTGATTTCGTTAATTTTTCCTTGAGAATTATTAGAAAAACCTGCTCCAGAGGGTTTCTGGCTATTCTTTATTATTGTTTCCACATTATCTTCTAAAACAGCAGTAACTTCTATATATTTCTTCCCACCGAGTCCAAGGAAACCACCTTTATTAATTCGTTTGGTATCTAAAATATAAGCGTTTTCACCTAATTCATTTCGGATTTTTTCCATTGCTTCAGGAATAGTATTAACAATGTATTTTTTTATTTTCATAAACTCACCTCTAAACGTTTATCTAAATGCTTATATTACCGTCTGCGGAAATGGGGATTTCCTGAATTATTTCATTATATGAAATAACATTTACATTTGGAATGTTTGATACTAACCATCTTGCAAAATAAAATCTTAAAGGGGAACTACATAATATAACAGGATTATACCCTTTCATCATTTGTGATTCTAACATTTGACTTATATTATCAATAAGTGTTTGAGATAATTGTGGAGATAAAGCCAATGTATAGTTTCCTCCATACTCAATTGTGTAATTGTTTAATGTATTTTCCGTATTTTTATCAAGTATAAGAAGATGCAATACACCATCATTTGATTTTACACTTTCACATATTTGTCGCCCCAAGGCACTTCTAACTCCTTCAACAAGCGAAACGATATCTTTAATTTCATTGCTTCCTAATTCCATTAATTTCTCAAATATAACAGGTAAGTTTCTTATTGATATTCTTTCATATAAAAGTTCTTTTAAAACATTTCTAATTTCAAATGTTTTAAATACCATAGGTGTTAATTCTTCCACCAATGAAGGATCTTTAATTCTTAATCCTTCTATGAGCATTTCAGTTTCTTTGGAACCAAGTATTTCATGAGCATATTTTTTGATTATTTCTGATAAATGCGTTGCAAAAACGCTTGGTGAATCAACAACTGTATATCCGAGATTAACAGCATTTTCTTTTTGATTTTCATCAATCCAGTATGCATCAAGATTAAAAGAAGGCTCTTTTGTATGTATTCCAGGTATTTCTTCAGTAGCCATTCCAGAATTAATAGCTAACAGTTTTTCTGGAAATAATTCAAACCTCCCAACTTCAACACCTTTTAATTTTATTATATATTCATTCGCGCTTAATAGTACGCTATCCCTTACTCTGATTGGACTTATTACTATACCAAGCTCATAGGCTATTTGCTTTCTAACCATTGTAATTCTTTCAAGTAAATCTCCACCTTGGGATGGATCTGCTAATGGAATCAGTCCATAACCAATGTCTATTTCTAAAACATCACTCTGTATTATTTCTGAAACTTCTTCGGCAGATGTTAAAGGAGGACCTGAAATAGACCTTTGAGTTTCTTCAGCTTCTCCAGCAGAAGAAGGTTCAAATCCTTCTTTTGGACCTGCTGCAGGTACCATTTTTTGCAAATAACCTTTTGTTGATAAGTAAGCTAAAATTACCATACCTCCACCCAATAATAAGGCAGGCATTACAGGTAATGGGGTAACAAGTCCTAAAGTTAGAATAACTCCACCAGTCATATATAATACACGTTTTTCAGAAGAAAGTTCTTTTAATAAATCTTTACCAAGATTTTCTTTTGAAGCGGCTCTTGATACAACTATACCAGTTGCAGTTGAAATTAATAAAGCAGGTATTTGAGCTACTAATCCATCACCTACAGTAAAAAGTGTATATAATTGAGCAGCTTCCCCTATATTTAATCCCTGTTGTAAAACACCTATAATCAAACCACCTAAAATATTTATAATTGTAATTATAATGCCGGCAATAGCATCACCTCTAACAAATTTAGAGGCACCATCCATTGCACCATAAAAGTCTGCTTCACGTCTAATATCTTCACGTTTTTTTCTTGCTTCTTCTTCAGTGATAATACCAGCGCTTAAATCAGCATCTATACTCATTTGTTTTCCAGGTAATGCATCAAGTGTAAATCTTGCTGCAACTTCGGCGATTCTTTCTGCACCACGTGTAATAACAACAAATTGTATAATAACTAAAATTAAGAATATAACAATACCAACTACATAATTTCCTCCAACAACAAAATCCCCAAATGCTCTTATCACTTTCCCTTGGAAATTTTTTCCCTGTAATAATATTAACCTTGTAGACGATACGTTTAAAGATAATCTGAATAATGTTGTAACTAATAATAAAGTTGGAAAAGCAGATATTTCGAGTGCATTTTTAATATACATGGTAACAAGTAACAAAACAATGGCCAATGATATATTAGCCATTTGAAGAAAATCTAAAAGAAAAGGTGGAATTGGAATAACCATTAATATAACGACACTGACAATTAATAAAGGAACTATGATATCCAATTGTTTAAAAAATCTATTTAAAGCTTCTCCCATTTAATCACCTCGTTGGTTTCAAAACAGAAGCTATTATTTTTGCAATAATCTCATACATGTCTTCTGGTATTTCATCATTTATTTCAACTCTTTCATATAATTGTCTCGCAACTGGAGGATTTCTGTGGATAGGGACATGATTTTCTCTTGCGATTTCTTTTATTCTAAGTGCCAGCTCATCATGTCCTTTTGCCACAACTATTGGAACGTTAGTTTCACTTTCTTCATATTTAATAGCAACAGCATAATGAGTTGGGTTTGTAACAACTACGGTGGCTTTTGGTACTTCTTTCATCATATTTTTATTAATAATCTGTCTTAACATTCTTATTCTTGCGGATTTAACCATAGGATCTCCTTCTATATCTTTCATTTCCTGTTTCACTTCTTGTTTTGTCATTTTCAAATTCTTTTTATATTCTCTTTTTTGATACCAGAAATCAAATATCCCTAATAGAAACATCAATAATCCTAATTTAAAAAATATTTCTATGATTAGAGCATATAAAAAAGAAATTGTTGATTCTATGTTAGAATATGGTAAAGAAATGATATTTTCCCATTTGCCTTTTACAACACTGTAAGAAATATAACCAACTAAAAACAACTTTATTAAAGATTTTAAGAGTTCAAACAAGGTTTTCATAGAAAAAATTCGTTGAAAACCCTTTATTGGATTTAATTTTCCCAGATCAAATTTCATAGCTTTTGGGGTAAATAAAAATTTTGTCTGTATCATTCCCAAAATAAGGCTTATAATGGCAGATGAAAATAAAAATAATGAAATAATTATAAATAAGTTTTTTTGTTGAATTAACAAATTCATCAAGGCATTTTCATCTAAAAAACTTGTGTCAAGATTTAAATATCTATTAAAAGAACTTTTTAAATCAATAAATAAATATTTTGAAAGGACATAAAATACTGTAGCTACACCTAAAAAGGAAAAAGCTGTAAGCAGTTCCTTTGAAACAGGAACATTACCTTCTTCTCTTGCCTGTTGTAATCGCCTTGGTGTAGGTTCTTCTGTTTTGCTTGGATCAGCAAAAAGCTGAATATTTATTTTAAATTTACTTATTTTAAAATAAGTGTCATTATAGAATTTATCCATTTTATAATCTCCGACATATTAATACTGAATATTTCTGTCCACACTCCTATAATACTTAATAGAATAAGAGAACCTATTAATATATTTATAGGAAGTCCAACTATAAAAACATTTATTTGTGGAATCATTCTTGAAACAATACCTAAACTAATATTTACACTTAACATAAATGCACTCATTGGAATTGCAAGTTGTGCTCCTATTTCAAAAATTTTTCCAAATGTAGAAATAATTTCAGGAAAAAATTTAACATCCATAGAAAAAATTAATGGAATAGTATGAAATGAATTTATAATTACCTGAAACAGTAAAACATGCATTTTAAATGATAAAAATGCAAATACACCTATTAAAAAAGATAATTGCCCGATAATAGGAGATTCTTCTCCACTTATTGGATCAAATATCCCAGCCATTGCAAAACCCATTTGAAATGCAAAAAATTGTCCTGCGAACTGAATAGCAGCAATTGGAATGTATGATATTAAACCTATTAAAATCCCAAGAAAAAAATTAATTAGCATTATTGTAAATAAATAAAATACAGGCAAATCTGGCATAGTTAGATTTACCAGAGGTAAAGTAATCCAGGATATAAACAATGATGAAAAAAGTCTTAAATAAAATGGAATAGCTCTTGAGCCGATTATCGGTGCTGAAACGCTTAAGCCTATGATTCTAAAAAAAATAATAGCCCAAATCCAGAATTTTGTTTCTAAAAACACTACTACATTCATATTAAATCATTCCAAAAAATGTTGTTAATATTTGATAGGTAAAATCCATTAGTTTTTGTGCAATCCATCCAAATAATAATCCTACAACCAGAAATGTAATAATAATTTTTGGAGCAAATGTTAGTGTTTGCTCATTGATTGAAGTAATAGTTTGAAAAATACTTATAATTAATCCAACACCTAAGCTTACCAGCAGTATTGGTGAAATAATTGTTAAAAATACAGTAATTCCATCTCTAAAAACATCTATAAAAACCTCTAATGTCAATTTTACAAACCTCCTGATGTTTGGAAGCTCCTGATTAAACCTCCTATTAATAAATCCCATCCGTTTACAAGAATAAATAAAAGTAGTTTAAAAGGAATAGAAATCATTATTGGAGGTATCATAACCATTCCCATTGATAAAAGGATACTTGCTACAACCATATCAACAATTATGAAAGGAATATAAATTAAAACTCCCATTTTAAAAGAAATTTCTAGTTCGCTTAAAGCAAAAGCAGGGATTAATATTTCTGGTGGTGTATCATTAACATTTTTAATTTCTTTTTTTACACTTGATGCAAGCATAAAAATATTATCCTGATTTTTATGAGAAACAATTTCGTTTATCATAAAATTTTTAATAGGATTCCATGTATTTTCAAACATTTGTGTATATGATATTTTTTCTTCAGAATACGGTATTATAGCATTTTGATATATTTGATTAAAAACAGGTGACATTATTAAAAAAGTTAAAATTAAAGCTATACCTATTAAAACCTGATTTGGAGGGGCCTGACGGCTACCAAGGGCTGTTCGCAAAAATGATAATACAATTATAATCCTCATAAATGATGTGAACATCATTATAAAAGATGGAGCTAAAGTTAAGATAGAAAGTAATAATAATATTTCAAGGGTCGGAATTAAAGTATTTGGTCCAGGTGTATTCCCGCCAATGTTTATGGTAATTTCAGGAATAGGTAATGGTTCTTGTGCACTACCTATAAAAAACAAAAATAAAAATAAAATTATTAAAATATATTTTTTATTTAAACATTTCTTCATTTGTTTTTTTCTCCCTTTTTAAAGCTCCAACAAAAGTATCAAAAAATTCTTTTTTCCCTTTTAATAGTTCAGCAAGCTGTTCATATTCTAATTTATCAAGATATGAAATAGAGTTATTGTTTGTCAGTACCAGATAATAGTTGTCTAGTACTTTTATAATATTTAAAGTCAAATTTCTATCGATATAGAATTTTTTAACTATTCTTACAGAGGGAGTATTTAATAACCCTTTATTTATTAATTTTTTTTGAATAAATAATAATAATATAATGAATAACAAAAGAAAAAAAATCAAAAAGAAAGCCCATAAAGTCCAACTACTAATAAGAGTTGTTTGAGTTGATGAAAAAGTAAGGGGCGTAAAATCACCCCCTTGAAACTTTTTGGATAGCTTCAATTACTCTATTAGCCTGAAAAGGTTTAACAATAAAATCTTTTGCACCTGCCTGTATAGCTTCGATAACCATTGCTTGCTGCCCCATAGCGCTACATACAATTACTTTTGCGGCAGGGTCTTGCTTTTTAATTTCTTTTATTGCCTGAATTCCATCCATTACAGGCATTGTAATATCCATAGTAACAACATCAGGTTTTAATTCAGTATATTTAGCTATAGCTTCCTGACCGTTAGCAGCCTCACCAACTACTTCCATCCCCGCTTTTGTAATAATATCTTTTAATAACATTCTCATAAAAGCTGCATCGTCAA
This window encodes:
- the flhA gene encoding flagellar biosynthesis protein FlhA, coding for MGEALNRFFKQLDIIVPLLIVSVVILMVIPIPPFLLDFLQMANISLAIVLLLVTMYIKNALEISAFPTLLLVTTLFRLSLNVSSTRLILLQGKNFQGKVIRAFGDFVVGGNYVVGIVIFLILVIIQFVVITRGAERIAEVAARFTLDALPGKQMSIDADLSAGIITEEEARKKREDIRREADFYGAMDGASKFVRGDAIAGIIITIINILGGLIIGVLQQGLNIGEAAQLYTLFTVGDGLVAQIPALLISTATGIVVSRAASKENLGKDLLKELSSEKRVLYMTGGVILTLGLVTPLPVMPALLLGGGMVILAYLSTKGYLQKMVPAAGPKEGFEPSSAGEAEETQRSISGPPLTSAEEVSEIIQSDVLEIDIGYGLIPLADPSQGGDLLERITMVRKQIAYELGIVISPIRVRDSVLLSANEYIIKLKGVEVGRFELFPEKLLAINSGMATEEIPGIHTKEPSFNLDAYWIDENQKENAVNLGYTVVDSPSVFATHLSEIIKKYAHEILGSKETEMLIEGLRIKDPSLVEELTPMVFKTFEIRNVLKELLYERISIRNLPVIFEKLMELGSNEIKDIVSLVEGVRSALGRQICESVKSNDGVLHLLILDKNTENTLNNYTIEYGGNYTLALSPQLSQTLIDNISQMLESQMMKGYNPVILCSSPLRFYFARWLVSNIPNVNVISYNEIIQEIPISADGNISI
- the flhB gene encoding flagellar biosynthesis protein FlhB; this translates as MDKFYNDTYFKISKFKINIQLFADPSKTEEPTPRRLQQAREEGNVPVSKELLTAFSFLGVATVFYVLSKYLFIDLKSSFNRYLNLDTSFLDENALMNLLIQQKNLFIIISLFLFSSAIISLILGMIQTKFLFTPKAMKFDLGKLNPIKGFQRIFSMKTLFELLKSLIKLFLVGYISYSVVKGKWENIISLPYSNIESTISFLYALIIEIFFKLGLLMFLLGIFDFWYQKREYKKNLKMTKQEVKQEMKDIEGDPMVKSARIRMLRQIINKNMMKEVPKATVVVTNPTHYAVAIKYEESETNVPIVVAKGHDELALRIKEIARENHVPIHRNPPVARQLYERVEINDEIPEDMYEIIAKIIASVLKPTR
- the fliR gene encoding flagellar biosynthetic protein FliR, with protein sequence MNVVVFLETKFWIWAIIFFRIIGLSVSAPIIGSRAIPFYLRLFSSLFISWITLPLVNLTMPDLPVFYLFTIMLINFFLGILIGLISYIPIAAIQFAGQFFAFQMGFAMAGIFDPISGEESPIIGQLSFLIGVFAFLSFKMHVLLFQVIINSFHTIPLIFSMDVKFFPEIISTFGKIFEIGAQLAIPMSAFMLSVNISLGIVSRMIPQINVFIVGLPINILIGSLILLSIIGVWTEIFSINMSEIIKWINSIMTLILK
- the fliQ gene encoding flagellar biosynthesis protein FliQ, with amino-acid sequence MTLEVFIDVFRDGITVFLTIISPILLVSLGVGLIISIFQTITSINEQTLTFAPKIIITFLVVGLLFGWIAQKLMDFTYQILTTFFGMI
- the fliP gene encoding flagellar type III secretion system pore protein FliP (The bacterial flagellar biogenesis protein FliP forms a type III secretion system (T3SS)-type pore required for flagellar assembly.), coding for MKKCLNKKYILIILFLFLFFIGSAQEPLPIPEITINIGGNTPGPNTLIPTLEILLLLSILTLAPSFIMMFTSFMRIIIVLSFLRTALGSRQAPPNQVLIGIALILTFLIMSPVFNQIYQNAIIPYSEEKISYTQMFENTWNPIKNFMINEIVSHKNQDNIFMLASSVKKEIKNVNDTPPEILIPAFALSELEISFKMGVLIYIPFIIVDMVVASILLSMGMVMIPPIMISIPFKLLLFILVNGWDLLIGGLIRSFQTSGGL
- a CDS encoding flagellar biosynthetic protein FliO; its protein translation is MIFFLLLFIILLLFIQKKLINKGLLNTPSVRIVKKFYIDRNLTLNIIKVLDNYYLVLTNNNSISYLDKLEYEQLAELLKGKKEFFDTFVGALKREKKTNEEMFK
- a CDS encoding response regulator — protein: MALKVLIVDDAAFMRMLLKDIITKAGMEVVGEAANGQEAIAKYTELKPDVVTMDITMPVMDGIQAIKEIKKQDPAAKVIVCSAMGQQAMVIEAIQAGAKDFIVKPFQANRVIEAIQKVSRG